One region of Brassica napus cultivar Da-Ae chromosome A10, Da-Ae, whole genome shotgun sequence genomic DNA includes:
- the LOC106370330 gene encoding cytokinin dehydrogenase 3 isoform X1, which yields MVSYNFPSQIHLLMITILVIITTLLTPITTNTSSLPWNILSNDNFAGKLTTASSSVESAATDFGHITKIFPSAVLNPSSVQDITDLIKLSFDSQSSFPLAARGHGHSHRGQAAAKDGVVVNMRSMVNRDRGIKVSRTGLYADVDSAWLWIEVLNKTLELGLTPVSWTDYLYLTVGGTLSNGGISGQTFRYGPQISNVLEMDVITGKGEIATCSKDMNSDLFYAALGGLGQFGIITRARIKLELAPKKAKWLRFLYTDFSEFTRDQERLISETNGPHFLEGSVMLDHGPPDNWRSTYYPPSEHMRIVSMVKQHRVIYCLEVVKYYDETSQHSVNETMQEMEELSDSLNYERGFVYEKDVTYMDFLNRVRTGELKLKSKGKWDVPHPWLNLFVPKSQISRFEYGVFKGIILRNNITTGPLLVYPMNRNKWNDRMSTVIPEEDVFYAVGFLRSASFDNWDDYEKENMEVLKFCEDANMRVIQYLPYYASQEGWVGHFGPRWNIFLERKYRYDPRMILSPGQNIFP from the exons ATGGTGAGCTATAATTTTCCATCACAAATTCATCTTCTAATGATAACGATATTAGTTATCATCACAACTCTTTTAACTCCGATCACAACCAACACATCATCACTACCGTGGAATATCCTTTCCAATGACAACTTCGCCGGAAAACTCACTACCGCATCATCCTCCGTCGAATCAGCTGCCACTGATTTCGGCCACATCACCAAAATCTTTCCCTCCGCCGTCTTAAACCCTTCCTCCGTCCAAGACATAACCGATCTTATAAAACTTTCTTTCGATTCTCAATCCTCTTTTCCTCTAGCCGCTCGTGGCCACGGACACAGCCACCGTGGTCAAGCCGCGGCTAAAGACGGAGTCGTGGTCAACATGCGGTCAATGGTAAACAGGGACCGAGGCATCAAGGTGTCTAGGACCGGTTTATATGCTGACGTGGACAGCGCGTGGCTATGGATCGAGGTGTTGAATAAAACGTTGGAGTTAGGGCTGACGCCGGTTTCTTGGACGGATTATTTGTATTTAACGGTCGGTGGAACGTTATCTAACGGCGGTATAAGCGGACAAACGTTTCGGTATGGTCCACAGATCAGTAATGTTTTAGAGATGGATGTTATTACTG GAAAAGGAGAGATTGCAACTTGTTCCAAAGACATGAACTCAGATCTTTTCTATGCCGCGTTAGGAGGTTTAGGTCAATTCGGAATTATAACGAGAGCAAGAATCAAACTCGAATTAGCTCCGAAAAAG GCTAAATGGTTAAGGTTTCTATACACTGATTTCTCTGAGTTTACAAGAGATCAAGAACGATTGATATCAGAAACGAACGGGCCACATTTCCTGGAAGGTTCTGTTATGTTAGACCATGGCCCACCTGATAACTGGCGGTCCACTTACTATCCACCGTCCGAGCACATGAGGATCGTCTCAATGGTCAAACAACATCGTGTCATCTACTGCCTTGAAGTCGTCAAGTATTACGACGAAACTTCCCAACACTCAGTCAACGAG ACAATGCAGGAAATGGAGGAGTTAAGCGACAGTTTAAACTATGAACGAGGGTTTGTGTACGAGAAAGATGTGACGTATATGGATTTCTTAAACCGGGTTCGAACCGGAGAGCTAAAACTGAAATCCAAAGGCAAGTGGGATGTTCCACATCCATGGCTTAATCTTTTCGTACCAAAATCTCAGATTTCAAGATTCGAGTATGGCGTTTTTAAGGGTATTATCCTTAGAAATAACATCACTACCGGTCCCCTTCTTGTTTATCCCATGAACCGCAACAA GTGGAATGATCGAATGTCGACCGTTATACCCGAGGAAGATGTATTTTATGCTGTAGGATTTTTACGATCGGCGAGTTTTGACAATTGGGATGattatgaaaaagaaaacatggaAGTATTAAAGTTTTGTGAGGATGCTAATATGAGGGTCATACAATATCTTCCTTACTATGCATCACAAGAAGGATGGGTTGGCCATTTTGGTCCGAGGTGGAATATTTTTCTcgaaagaaaatatagatatgatCCTAGAATGATATTGTCCCCTGGACAAAATATATTTCCATAA
- the LOC106370330 gene encoding cytokinin dehydrogenase 3 isoform X2, translating into MVSYNFPSQIHLLMITILVIITTLLTPITTNTSSLPWNILSNDNFAGKLTTASSSVESAATDFGHITKIFPSAVLNPSSVQDITDLIKLSFDSQSSFPLAARGHGHSHRGQAAAKDGVVVNMRSMVNRDRGIKVSRTGLYADVDSAWLWIEVLNKTLELGLTPVSWTDYLYLTVGGTLSNGGISGQTFRYGPQISNVLEMDVITGKGEIATCSKDMNSDLFYAALGGLGQFGIITRARIKLELAPKKAKWLRFLYTDFSEFTRDQERLISETNGPHFLEGSVMLDHGPPDNWRSTYYPPSEHMRIVSMVKQHRVIYCLEVVKYYDETSQHSVNEEMEELSDSLNYERGFVYEKDVTYMDFLNRVRTGELKLKSKGKWDVPHPWLNLFVPKSQISRFEYGVFKGIILRNNITTGPLLVYPMNRNKWNDRMSTVIPEEDVFYAVGFLRSASFDNWDDYEKENMEVLKFCEDANMRVIQYLPYYASQEGWVGHFGPRWNIFLERKYRYDPRMILSPGQNIFP; encoded by the exons ATGGTGAGCTATAATTTTCCATCACAAATTCATCTTCTAATGATAACGATATTAGTTATCATCACAACTCTTTTAACTCCGATCACAACCAACACATCATCACTACCGTGGAATATCCTTTCCAATGACAACTTCGCCGGAAAACTCACTACCGCATCATCCTCCGTCGAATCAGCTGCCACTGATTTCGGCCACATCACCAAAATCTTTCCCTCCGCCGTCTTAAACCCTTCCTCCGTCCAAGACATAACCGATCTTATAAAACTTTCTTTCGATTCTCAATCCTCTTTTCCTCTAGCCGCTCGTGGCCACGGACACAGCCACCGTGGTCAAGCCGCGGCTAAAGACGGAGTCGTGGTCAACATGCGGTCAATGGTAAACAGGGACCGAGGCATCAAGGTGTCTAGGACCGGTTTATATGCTGACGTGGACAGCGCGTGGCTATGGATCGAGGTGTTGAATAAAACGTTGGAGTTAGGGCTGACGCCGGTTTCTTGGACGGATTATTTGTATTTAACGGTCGGTGGAACGTTATCTAACGGCGGTATAAGCGGACAAACGTTTCGGTATGGTCCACAGATCAGTAATGTTTTAGAGATGGATGTTATTACTG GAAAAGGAGAGATTGCAACTTGTTCCAAAGACATGAACTCAGATCTTTTCTATGCCGCGTTAGGAGGTTTAGGTCAATTCGGAATTATAACGAGAGCAAGAATCAAACTCGAATTAGCTCCGAAAAAG GCTAAATGGTTAAGGTTTCTATACACTGATTTCTCTGAGTTTACAAGAGATCAAGAACGATTGATATCAGAAACGAACGGGCCACATTTCCTGGAAGGTTCTGTTATGTTAGACCATGGCCCACCTGATAACTGGCGGTCCACTTACTATCCACCGTCCGAGCACATGAGGATCGTCTCAATGGTCAAACAACATCGTGTCATCTACTGCCTTGAAGTCGTCAAGTATTACGACGAAACTTCCCAACACTCAGTCAACGAG GAAATGGAGGAGTTAAGCGACAGTTTAAACTATGAACGAGGGTTTGTGTACGAGAAAGATGTGACGTATATGGATTTCTTAAACCGGGTTCGAACCGGAGAGCTAAAACTGAAATCCAAAGGCAAGTGGGATGTTCCACATCCATGGCTTAATCTTTTCGTACCAAAATCTCAGATTTCAAGATTCGAGTATGGCGTTTTTAAGGGTATTATCCTTAGAAATAACATCACTACCGGTCCCCTTCTTGTTTATCCCATGAACCGCAACAA GTGGAATGATCGAATGTCGACCGTTATACCCGAGGAAGATGTATTTTATGCTGTAGGATTTTTACGATCGGCGAGTTTTGACAATTGGGATGattatgaaaaagaaaacatggaAGTATTAAAGTTTTGTGAGGATGCTAATATGAGGGTCATACAATATCTTCCTTACTATGCATCACAAGAAGGATGGGTTGGCCATTTTGGTCCGAGGTGGAATATTTTTCTcgaaagaaaatatagatatgatCCTAGAATGATATTGTCCCCTGGACAAAATATATTTCCATAA
- the LOC106371488 gene encoding pathogen-associated molecular patterns-induced protein A70-like: MELISTVASWFTPTTLFLLLNLMIGTIVITSRFGSGSRKHHPHHDWFGSGHAPSPLTRAPSLIDRVKSINFHLYKFPHPETELFSTTTQHDVIGSDLHVYADPNPAPLQRVPSLLDRVKSINMSYFKFPHDVTGSDPHHHSHPDPNSNPAPLQRAPSLLDRVRSINMSHFRFQQYNPGESDSGNHTEPTRFENIPTRMGRVDPIDNSKFIIPEEDKPSGTGFDNPINLPGLARAPSILERVKSIKLSSFYRSDPEPHSDQNPDPNSAIHEDHRHVRSKSESKKPVKKKKKATGKMTKSASEKSGFGFHEEAETVESVERRRPDTTRVEGSTSFGDGEDGVDEKASDFINKFKQQLKLQRLDSILRYKEMLKGK, encoded by the coding sequence ATGGAGTTAATATCGACTGTGGCTAGCTGGTTCACTCCGACGACACTCTTCCTCCTTCTCAATCTTATGATCGGCACAATCGTTATCACTTCTCGATTTGGTTCAGGATCACGGAAACATCACCCGCATCACGATTGGTTCGGGTCGGGTCATGCTCCGTCTCCGTTAACCAGAGCTCCGTCGCTTATCGACCGAGTCAAGTCCATCAATTTCCATCTCTACAAGTTTCCCCATCCAGAGACCGAACTTTTCTCGACTACGACCCAACACGACGTGATCGGGTCGGATCTTCACGTGTATGCTGACCCGAACCCGGCTCCGCTACAACGCGTTCCTTCTCTCTTGGATCGGGTTAAATCCATCAACATGTCATATTTCAAGTTCCCGCACGACGTAACCGGGTCGGATCCTCATCACCACTCTCATCCGGATCCAAACTCGAACCCGGCTCCGTTACAACGTGCTCCATCTCTCCTGGATCGAGTCAGATCCATTAACATGTCACACTTCAGATTCCAGCAGTATAACCCGGGGGAAAGTGATTCTGGTAATCACACGGAACCGACCCGCTTCGAAAATATTCCGACCCGTATGGGTCGGGTTGACCCGATCGATAATTCAAAATTCATCATCCCGGAAGAAGATAAACCGAGTGGAACCGGATTTGATAATCCAATCAACCTGCCCGGTCTAGCTCGGGCTCCGTCTATCTTGGAACGGGTCAAATCCATTAAGCTATCTTCTTTCTACAGATCCGACCCGGAACCTCACTCCGATCAAAATCCTGACCCGAATTCGGCTATCCACGAAGACCATAGGCACGTCAGGAGCAAATCGGAATCCAAGAAACcggttaagaagaagaagaaagcgacGGGGAAGATGACGAAATCAGCGAGCGAGAAGTCGGGTTTCGGTTTCCATGAGGAGGCGGAGACGGTGGAATCCGTTGAACGGAGAAGACCAGATACGACGAGGGTCGAAGGATCAACGTCGTTCGGAGACGGAGAAGATGGCGTCGACGAGAAAGCTTCCGACTTCATCAACAAGTTCAAACAGCAACTGAAGCTACAGAGACTCGATTCGATTCTGAGGTACAAGGAGATGCTGAAGGGAAAATGA